AATGGCTGCCTTTATCGAAGCTTCTACTGGAAAGACCCCAAAAGTAATAGGTAAACCAAATAAAGAGGTAGTAGAAAGCATTGCTTTAAAATACGGTTTAAATAAAGAAGATATGGTAATGGTAGGAGATCGATTATATACAGATATTAAGACTGGAGAAAATGCAGGTATAGCTTCTGTATTAGTTTATTCTGGTGAAACTAAGGAAGAGGACTATAAAAATAGTGAAATCAGAGCAGATTATGTGTTTAATTCTGTAAAAGATATGATAGAATTATTATAAGCTAGAACTGCATACAAAAAGTGAATTCACTTATTAAAATTAAGGAATGATAGTATGAATGAAACATTAATTGATAAGGTTGAATTGAATCCGGTCATTGCGGCTGTTCAAAGTGAAGAGGACCTAGAACCTGCAATCAATTCTCGAGTATCTACTATATTCTTGCTTTGTGCTGATATTTTTAATGCCAAATCATTGGTTCATAAAATTAAAAATGCAGGTAAAAACGCTTTTATCCATATTGATTTTCTCGAAGGAATAGGAAAAGATGCCAAAGCTATTGATTACATTATCCAAGTTATTCAACCAGATGGTATAATTAGTACAAAAAGTAGTCATATAAAGATTGCTAGAGAAAAAGGAGCTTTCACAATACAGAGATTCTTTTTGATTGATAATAAGTCATTTGAAATGACTATAAAAAGTGTGAAATCTATAAAGCCAGACATGATTGAGATTATGCCTGGGGTTATGCCAGGGATAATATATCGTATGACTAGTCAACTGTCTATACCTGTTATAGCTGGAGGCTTAATAAGTAACAAACAGGATATAATGGAGGCTCTAAAGGCAGGAGCAATAGGAGCATCCACCAGTAAAAAGGATTTATGGGAGCTATAGCACAAATAATATGATGCTATAATTACAAAAAAATATTTTTTGGCTGAGAATAGGAGAGCCGTGGAACTAAATCTATTTTAAATAGGTTATGTTTACACGGTTTTTTTTATCTTTTTAAAAACTCTAAGATTTTCGTGTGTATGGACTATAAGATTTTATAAGGGAGGAATAAAAAATGCATGATATCACAATCGTTGGAGCAGGTATAATAGGTACATTTATAGCTAGAGAGCTTTCAAGATATGATCTAAGAGTGCTATTAATCGATAAAGAAAATGATATAGCTAATGGAACTACAAAAGCAAATAGCGCTATAGTTCATGCAGGCTATGATGCTGCAGAAGGAACATTAAAAGCTAAATTAAATGTAAGGGGAAACGAACTTTATGAAGATGTATGTAAAGAATTACATGTTCCTTTTAAAAGAATAGGCTCTTTAGTTGTTGCCTTTAACGAACAGGAGATGAAAACAGTAAAAGAGCTATTCCATAGAGGAATAAAAAATGGTGTCCCTCATTTGGAAATATTGGACAAGGCTAGTGTGTTAAAGCTTGAAAATAATTTAAGTGAAGAAATAGTAGGAGCCCTATATGCAAAAACAGGTGGAATAGTTGGGCCATGGGAATTAGCCATTGCTTTAGCTGAAAATGCATTGGAAAACGGAGTAGAATTGATGCTTAATAGTCCAGTAACTGACATTAAAAAAACAGCAGATGGCTACTGTATCACAGCTGGAGATAGAAAGATAGAAAGTAAAATGATTATTAATTGTGCTGGGATTCATTCTGATGATATCAATAATATGGTAAATAGTCCTAGCTTCGAGATATTACCTAATCGAGGAGAGTATAATTTATTTGATAAATCAGTAGGAAATATGGTCAATACAGTAGTTTTTGGATGTCCTTCAGAAGCGGGTAAGGGAGTAGTAATTATGCCTACGGTCCATGGTAACCTACTTATTGGTCCAACATCAGAATATGTAGATGGAAAAACTAATTTTGCTACCACACTTGAAGGACTAAATTCTATCAATGAACATGCTCAGCAAACATTGAAGGGAATAGGCTTTCAAAATGTTATTACTTCCTTTATTGGCTTAAGAGCAAAGACTAAAACACAGGATTTTATTATTGAAGAATCAGAGGAGTCTGTTGGATTCTTTAATGTAGCAGGAATTGATTCTCCGGGACTTACAGCAGCTCCTGCCATTGCAGAATATGTTATAGAGCTAGTGAAAAGAAGAATAGATAATATAGAGCTAAAAAAAGATTTTAATCCTAATAGAAAACCTAATATTCACTTCATGGAATTGTCTGATTCTGAGAAAGCCAAGCTTATTGAAAAGGATCCTAGCTTTGGAAGAATTATCTGCCGCTGTGAGCATATTACGGAAGGAGAAATCGTAGATGTTATCAAAAGAAAAGCAGGAGCAACAACAGTGGATGGAGTAAAGAGGAGAGCAAGGCCAGGCTCTGGAAGATGCCAAGGTGGATTCTGTGCTCCAAGGGTAATGGAAATTCTTGCAAGAGAACTTGAGATAGATATTACAGAGGTTGTAAAGGATAGTCAGGCTTCTCATATATTAACTGGAAAGACCAAGTAGTATAAAAATCTAGAAGAGTAGGAGGGAGCATGTTGTTATACTATGATATTGTAGTAATCGGTGGAGGACCTGCAGGGTTAGCGGCTGCTATAGAAGCACGAAAAAATGGAGTAAAAAATATATTAGTAATAGAGAGAGATAGAGAATTAGGTGGTATATTACAGCAATGCATTCATAATGGGTTTGGACTCCAGGTTTTCAAAGAGGAGCTTACGGGTCCAGAGTATGCAGAAAGGTTTATTAAAGAGCTCATTACTATGGGTATAGAATATAAATTAGATACAATGGCTCTAGAAGTTTCAGACAATAAAGTTATTACAGCTATGAACTCAACAGATGGCATACTTAATATTCAAGCTAAGGCTATAATACTAGCCATGGGTTGTAGAGAAAGAACTAGAGGGGCTATCAGAATACCGGGAACTAGACCAGCAGGAGTTTTGACAGCTGGAACAGCTCAGAGATTTGTTAATATGGAAGGTTATATGATTGGGAAAAGAATTGTTATTCTTGGTTCAGGAGATATAGGACTAATTATGGCAAGACGTTTAACTCTTGAAGGAGCTAATGTATTAGCTGTTGCTGAATTAATGCCATATTCAGGAGGATTAACAAGAAATATAGTTCAATG
Above is a window of Proteiniborus ethanoligenes DNA encoding:
- a CDS encoding glycerol-3-phosphate responsive antiterminator is translated as MNETLIDKVELNPVIAAVQSEEDLEPAINSRVSTIFLLCADIFNAKSLVHKIKNAGKNAFIHIDFLEGIGKDAKAIDYIIQVIQPDGIISTKSSHIKIAREKGAFTIQRFFLIDNKSFEMTIKSVKSIKPDMIEIMPGVMPGIIYRMTSQLSIPVIAGGLISNKQDIMEALKAGAIGASTSKKDLWEL
- a CDS encoding NAD(P)/FAD-dependent oxidoreductase, whose amino-acid sequence is MHDITIVGAGIIGTFIARELSRYDLRVLLIDKENDIANGTTKANSAIVHAGYDAAEGTLKAKLNVRGNELYEDVCKELHVPFKRIGSLVVAFNEQEMKTVKELFHRGIKNGVPHLEILDKASVLKLENNLSEEIVGALYAKTGGIVGPWELAIALAENALENGVELMLNSPVTDIKKTADGYCITAGDRKIESKMIINCAGIHSDDINNMVNSPSFEILPNRGEYNLFDKSVGNMVNTVVFGCPSEAGKGVVIMPTVHGNLLIGPTSEYVDGKTNFATTLEGLNSINEHAQQTLKGIGFQNVITSFIGLRAKTKTQDFIIEESEESVGFFNVAGIDSPGLTAAPAIAEYVIELVKRRIDNIELKKDFNPNRKPNIHFMELSDSEKAKLIEKDPSFGRIICRCEHITEGEIVDVIKRKAGATTVDGVKRRARPGSGRCQGGFCAPRVMEILARELEIDITEVVKDSQASHILTGKTK